The following coding sequences are from one Loxodonta africana isolate mLoxAfr1 chromosome 18, mLoxAfr1.hap2, whole genome shotgun sequence window:
- the RAB11FIP4 gene encoding rab11 family-interacting protein 4 isoform X4 encodes MTTSDLSTHSTTSLISNEEQFEDYGEGDDVDCAPSSPCPDDETRTNVYSDLGSSVSSSAGQTPRKMRHVYNSELLDVYCSQCCKKINLLNDLEARLKNLKANSPNRKISSTAFGRQLMHNSNFSSSNGSTEDLFRDSIDSSDNDITEKVSFLEKKVTELENDSLTNGDLKSKLKQENTQLVHRVHELEEMVKDQETMAEQALEEEARRHREAYNKLEREKSTEIELLNTRVQQLEEENTELRTTVTRLKSQTEKLDEERQRMSDRLEDTSLRLKDEMDLYKRMMDKLRQNRFEFQKEREATQELIEDLRKELEHLQMYKLDCERAGRGRSSSSSLGEFNARAREVELEHEVKRLKQENHKLRDQNDDLNGQILSLSLYEAKNLFATQTKAQSLAAEIDTASRDELMEALKEQEEINFRLRQYMDKIILAILDHNPSILEIKH; translated from the exons ATGACGACGTCGGACCTCTCCACACACTCCACCACCTCGCTTATCAGCAACGAGGAGCAGTTTGAAGACTACGGGGAGGGAGATGACGTGGACTGTGCCCCCAGCAGCCCCTGCCCCGACGACGAGACCAGGACCAATGTCTACTCGGACCTGGGGTCTTCAGTGTCTTCCAG TGCGGGGCAGACACCTAGGAAAATGCGTCACGTGTACAACAGCGAATTGCTGGACGTTTATTGCTCACAGTGCTGCAAGAAAATAAACCTGCTGAATGATTTGGAAGCCCGGCTGAAAAACCTAAAGGCCAACAG cCCCAACCGAAAGATCTCTAGCACAGCCTTCGGACG GCAGCTCATGCACAACAGTAACTTCAGCAGCAGTAACGGCAGCACCGAGGACCTGTTCCGGGACAGCATTGACTCCAGTGACAACGACATCACAGAGAAG GTGAGCTTCCTGGAAAAGAAGGTGACGGAGCTGGAGAATGACAGCCTGACCAACGGGGACCTGAAGAGCAAGCTGAAGCAGGAGAACACCCAGCTGGTGCACAG GGTACACGAGCTGGAggagatggtgaaggaccaggagaCCATGGCCGAGCAGGCCCTGGAGGAGGAGGCACGGCGCCACCGCGAGGCCTACAACAAGCTGGAAAGAGAGAAGAGCACCGAGATTGAGCTGCTCAACACACG GGTACAACAATTAGAGGAAGAAAATACAGAGCTTAGAACGACAGTGACTCGGCTCAAGTCACAAACTGAGAAGTTGGATGAG GAGCGGCAGCGCATGTCTGACCGGCTGGAGGACACCAGCCTGCGGCTCAAGGATGAGATGGACCTGTACAAGCGCATGATGGACAAGCTGCGGCAGAACCGCTTCGAGTTCCAAAAGGAGCGGGAGGCGACGCAGGAG CTCATTGAAGACTTGCGGAAGGAGCTGGAGCACCTGCAGATGTACAAGCTGGACTGTGAGCGGGCAGGCAGGGGCCGCAGTTCATCATCCAGCCTGGGCGAGTTCAATGCCAGGGCCCGAGAGGTGGAGCTGGAGCATGAGGTCAAGCGGCTCAAGCAG GAGAACCATAAGCTGCGGGATCAAAATGACGACTTGAACGGACAGATCTTGAGCCTCAGCCTCTATGAAGCAAAGAACCTCTTTGCCACCCAGACCAAAGCCCAGTCTCTGGCTGCGGAAATAGACACAGCTTCACGAGACGAG CTAATGGaagccctgaaggagcaggaggagATCAACTTCCGCCTGAGACAGTACATGGACAAGATTATCCTCGCTATCCTGGACCATAACCCCTCTATCCTGGAGATCAAACACTGA
- the RAB11FIP4 gene encoding rab11 family-interacting protein 4 isoform X2, protein MRSPPAPGSQGSEVPGPPFADGELISGEPGFFPEDEEEAMTLAPPEGPQESDMDSPMESTQSLEGSVGSPAEEKDGGLGGLFLPEDKSLGHTPSMTTSDLSTHSTTSLISNEEQFEDYGEGDDVDCAPSSPCPDDETRTNVYSDLGSSVSSSAGQTPRKMRHVYNSELLDVYCSQCCKKINLLNDLEARLKNLKANSPNRKISSTAFGRQLMHNSNFSSSNGSTEDLFRDSIDSSDNDITEKVSFLEKKVTELENDSLTNGDLKSKLKQENTQLVHRVHELEEMVKDQETMAEQALEEEARRHREAYNKLEREKSTEIELLNTRVQQLEEENTELRTTVTRLKSQTEKLDEERQRMSDRLEDTSLRLKDEMDLYKRMMDKLRQNRFEFQKEREATQELIEDLRKELEHLQMYKLDCERAGRGRSSSSSLGEFNARAREVELEHEVKRLKQENHKLRDQNDDLNGQILSLSLYEAKNLFATQTKAQSLAAEIDTASRDELMEALKEQEEINFRLRQYMDKIILAILDHNPSILEIKH, encoded by the exons GGCAGTGAGGTCCCAGGCCCCCCCTTTGCTGATGGCGAGCTCATCTCCGGGGAGCCTGGCTTCTTTCCTGAGGATGAGGAGGAGGCTATGACGCTGGCCCCACCGGAGGGCCCGCAGGAGTCGGACATGGACAGCCCCATGGAGAGCACCCAGAGCCTGGAGGGGTCGGTTGGAAGTCCAGCTGAGGAGAAGGACGGGGGGCTCGGAGGCCTGTTTCTGCCAGAGGACAA GTCCCTGGGCCATACTCCGTCCATGACGACGTCGGACCTCTCCACACACTCCACCACCTCGCTTATCAGCAACGAGGAGCAGTTTGAAGACTACGGGGAGGGAGATGACGTGGACTGTGCCCCCAGCAGCCCCTGCCCCGACGACGAGACCAGGACCAATGTCTACTCGGACCTGGGGTCTTCAGTGTCTTCCAG TGCGGGGCAGACACCTAGGAAAATGCGTCACGTGTACAACAGCGAATTGCTGGACGTTTATTGCTCACAGTGCTGCAAGAAAATAAACCTGCTGAATGATTTGGAAGCCCGGCTGAAAAACCTAAAGGCCAACAG cCCCAACCGAAAGATCTCTAGCACAGCCTTCGGACG GCAGCTCATGCACAACAGTAACTTCAGCAGCAGTAACGGCAGCACCGAGGACCTGTTCCGGGACAGCATTGACTCCAGTGACAACGACATCACAGAGAAG GTGAGCTTCCTGGAAAAGAAGGTGACGGAGCTGGAGAATGACAGCCTGACCAACGGGGACCTGAAGAGCAAGCTGAAGCAGGAGAACACCCAGCTGGTGCACAG GGTACACGAGCTGGAggagatggtgaaggaccaggagaCCATGGCCGAGCAGGCCCTGGAGGAGGAGGCACGGCGCCACCGCGAGGCCTACAACAAGCTGGAAAGAGAGAAGAGCACCGAGATTGAGCTGCTCAACACACG GGTACAACAATTAGAGGAAGAAAATACAGAGCTTAGAACGACAGTGACTCGGCTCAAGTCACAAACTGAGAAGTTGGATGAG GAGCGGCAGCGCATGTCTGACCGGCTGGAGGACACCAGCCTGCGGCTCAAGGATGAGATGGACCTGTACAAGCGCATGATGGACAAGCTGCGGCAGAACCGCTTCGAGTTCCAAAAGGAGCGGGAGGCGACGCAGGAG CTCATTGAAGACTTGCGGAAGGAGCTGGAGCACCTGCAGATGTACAAGCTGGACTGTGAGCGGGCAGGCAGGGGCCGCAGTTCATCATCCAGCCTGGGCGAGTTCAATGCCAGGGCCCGAGAGGTGGAGCTGGAGCATGAGGTCAAGCGGCTCAAGCAG GAGAACCATAAGCTGCGGGATCAAAATGACGACTTGAACGGACAGATCTTGAGCCTCAGCCTCTATGAAGCAAAGAACCTCTTTGCCACCCAGACCAAAGCCCAGTCTCTGGCTGCGGAAATAGACACAGCTTCACGAGACGAG CTAATGGaagccctgaaggagcaggaggagATCAACTTCCGCCTGAGACAGTACATGGACAAGATTATCCTCGCTATCCTGGACCATAACCCCTCTATCCTGGAGATCAAACACTGA
- the RAB11FIP4 gene encoding rab11 family-interacting protein 4 isoform X3 → MTLAPPEGPQESDMDSPMESTQSLEGSVGSPAEEKDGGLGGLFLPEDKSLGHTPSMTTSDLSTHSTTSLISNEEQFEDYGEGDDVDCAPSSPCPDDETRTNVYSDLGSSVSSSAGQTPRKMRHVYNSELLDVYCSQCCKKINLLNDLEARLKNLKANSPNRKISSTAFGRQLMHNSNFSSSNGSTEDLFRDSIDSSDNDITEKVSFLEKKVTELENDSLTNGDLKSKLKQENTQLVHRVHELEEMVKDQETMAEQALEEEARRHREAYNKLEREKSTEIELLNTRVQQLEEENTELRTTVTRLKSQTEKLDEERQRMSDRLEDTSLRLKDEMDLYKRMMDKLRQNRFEFQKEREATQELIEDLRKELEHLQMYKLDCERAGRGRSSSSSLGEFNARAREVELEHEVKRLKQENHKLRDQNDDLNGQILSLSLYEAKNLFATQTKAQSLAAEIDTASRDELMEALKEQEEINFRLRQYMDKIILAILDHNPSILEIKH, encoded by the exons ATGACGCTGGCCCCACCGGAGGGCCCGCAGGAGTCGGACATGGACAGCCCCATGGAGAGCACCCAGAGCCTGGAGGGGTCGGTTGGAAGTCCAGCTGAGGAGAAGGACGGGGGGCTCGGAGGCCTGTTTCTGCCAGAGGACAA GTCCCTGGGCCATACTCCGTCCATGACGACGTCGGACCTCTCCACACACTCCACCACCTCGCTTATCAGCAACGAGGAGCAGTTTGAAGACTACGGGGAGGGAGATGACGTGGACTGTGCCCCCAGCAGCCCCTGCCCCGACGACGAGACCAGGACCAATGTCTACTCGGACCTGGGGTCTTCAGTGTCTTCCAG TGCGGGGCAGACACCTAGGAAAATGCGTCACGTGTACAACAGCGAATTGCTGGACGTTTATTGCTCACAGTGCTGCAAGAAAATAAACCTGCTGAATGATTTGGAAGCCCGGCTGAAAAACCTAAAGGCCAACAG cCCCAACCGAAAGATCTCTAGCACAGCCTTCGGACG GCAGCTCATGCACAACAGTAACTTCAGCAGCAGTAACGGCAGCACCGAGGACCTGTTCCGGGACAGCATTGACTCCAGTGACAACGACATCACAGAGAAG GTGAGCTTCCTGGAAAAGAAGGTGACGGAGCTGGAGAATGACAGCCTGACCAACGGGGACCTGAAGAGCAAGCTGAAGCAGGAGAACACCCAGCTGGTGCACAG GGTACACGAGCTGGAggagatggtgaaggaccaggagaCCATGGCCGAGCAGGCCCTGGAGGAGGAGGCACGGCGCCACCGCGAGGCCTACAACAAGCTGGAAAGAGAGAAGAGCACCGAGATTGAGCTGCTCAACACACG GGTACAACAATTAGAGGAAGAAAATACAGAGCTTAGAACGACAGTGACTCGGCTCAAGTCACAAACTGAGAAGTTGGATGAG GAGCGGCAGCGCATGTCTGACCGGCTGGAGGACACCAGCCTGCGGCTCAAGGATGAGATGGACCTGTACAAGCGCATGATGGACAAGCTGCGGCAGAACCGCTTCGAGTTCCAAAAGGAGCGGGAGGCGACGCAGGAG CTCATTGAAGACTTGCGGAAGGAGCTGGAGCACCTGCAGATGTACAAGCTGGACTGTGAGCGGGCAGGCAGGGGCCGCAGTTCATCATCCAGCCTGGGCGAGTTCAATGCCAGGGCCCGAGAGGTGGAGCTGGAGCATGAGGTCAAGCGGCTCAAGCAG GAGAACCATAAGCTGCGGGATCAAAATGACGACTTGAACGGACAGATCTTGAGCCTCAGCCTCTATGAAGCAAAGAACCTCTTTGCCACCCAGACCAAAGCCCAGTCTCTGGCTGCGGAAATAGACACAGCTTCACGAGACGAG CTAATGGaagccctgaaggagcaggaggagATCAACTTCCGCCTGAGACAGTACATGGACAAGATTATCCTCGCTATCCTGGACCATAACCCCTCTATCCTGGAGATCAAACACTGA